A genomic segment from Sorangium aterium encodes:
- a CDS encoding FHA domain-containing protein, which translates to MITCPKCSKENQDHYKFCLGCGAELPRDVSPKKFAAGTPPHGVPAATRAKDYGDEPTAIGTGAQKGPAVAPPPPALVDPAAFIAPARGEDTGAGKKAAAAAAAPATPAAAAGAGTVVCPQCQEPNPPSNKFCALCGFKLVKPAGQAAQPSTPVVSTSGAANVVLTALRADGTEAGSYTLPTNPTLIGRDSGTIFGGDSYLSPRHATFSIKGGRLFVKDEGSLNGVYRRLRRDTPVQLDNGDVFRIGQEIVRVEPLSPAPTTPDGVERLGSPSKGYVARLALIIGRDATGNAFPVPDTGLHLGRERGDILFPEDGYVSGLHCQISLQGGRLFLTDLGSSNGTFLRVLGETEITGGDILLMGQQLFRINV; encoded by the coding sequence GTGATCACCTGCCCGAAGTGCTCCAAGGAAAATCAGGACCATTACAAGTTCTGCCTCGGCTGCGGCGCCGAGCTGCCTCGCGACGTTTCGCCCAAGAAGTTCGCGGCCGGCACCCCGCCCCACGGCGTGCCGGCGGCGACGCGGGCGAAGGACTACGGCGATGAGCCGACCGCCATCGGCACCGGCGCCCAGAAGGGCCCCGCGGTCGCGCCCCCGCCGCCCGCGCTCGTCGATCCCGCGGCGTTCATCGCCCCGGCCCGCGGGGAGGACACCGGCGCCGGCAAGAAGGCCGCGGCGGCCGCGGCAGCGCCCGCGACGCCGGCAGCGGCGGCCGGCGCGGGGACGGTCGTCTGCCCCCAGTGCCAGGAGCCCAACCCGCCGTCGAACAAGTTCTGCGCGCTGTGCGGCTTCAAGCTCGTCAAGCCGGCGGGCCAGGCCGCGCAGCCCTCCACGCCGGTCGTCTCCACGTCGGGCGCCGCGAACGTCGTGCTGACGGCGCTCCGGGCCGACGGCACCGAGGCCGGCTCGTACACGCTGCCCACGAACCCCACGTTGATCGGGCGCGACTCGGGCACGATCTTCGGCGGCGACAGCTACCTCTCGCCGCGCCACGCGACGTTCTCGATCAAGGGCGGGCGGCTCTTCGTCAAGGACGAGGGCTCGCTGAACGGCGTCTACCGCAGGCTGCGCAGGGACACGCCGGTGCAGCTCGACAACGGCGACGTCTTCCGCATCGGCCAGGAGATCGTCCGCGTCGAGCCGCTCTCCCCGGCGCCCACGACGCCCGACGGCGTCGAGCGGCTCGGCAGCCCCTCGAAGGGCTACGTCGCGCGGCTGGCCCTCATCATCGGAAGGGACGCGACCGGCAACGCGTTCCCGGTCCCCGACACCGGCCTGCACCTCGGGCGCGAGCGCGGCGACATCCTCTTCCCCGAGGACGGCTACGTCTCCGGGCTCCACTGCCAGATCTCGCTCCAGGGCGGCCGGCTGTTCCTCACGGACCTCGGCAGCTCGAACGGCACCTTCCTCCGCGTCCTCGGCGAGACCGAGATCACGGGCGGCGACATCCTGCTCATGGGTCAGCAGCTGTTCCGCATCAACGTCTGA
- a CDS encoding transglutaminase family protein has translation MRLLIQHRTRYNYPRPASLGPQLIRLRPATHAKAKIESYSLKIDPPIAARWQQDPYGNHVARVLLPAGERVPHLDVLVELAVSVRPVNPFDFFLDERAKEVPFSYPAELKQDLAPFLDSSDPSFARGPLLDEFLAGLPSKGDTVSLLVALNTAVNRRIKYVIREEAGIWTPEETLAQGRGSCRDSAVLLIAALRSRGLAARFVSGYLVQLTDEGMIPDQPRGVSRDVVDLHAWAEVFLPGAGWIGLDATSGLLCGEGHIPLACTASPALAAPVEGTSDTRATDVTFEMKVGRLGHEPRPTTPYEEPVWQELLSVADRADERLAAAGLSLTMGGEPTFNSREYPDAPEWSEGALGPTKWSQGLRLAHELRRRITPGGVLLLRAGKHYPGESLPRWALEIIGRRDGVPIWTEMSQARHADPATSASRGRGVELSRRFADALAARLGLVDFLMPALEDPWRHLQDEASLPTDVDPLKANLDDPEERRRLARVLDRGLGREAGFVLPLARQWGSWISERWGFRRGHLFLLPGDSSIGLRLPLRSLVAVAPPPPIEELVSPQDPRRGEPEADEEEERQRRVELLEGDGDPEHAETARARAAQRHAHDGERAAHHAQRAAPAAGRSGYGVRTALCVETRDGLVHVFLPPLLSPGDFFDLIAAIDATRQETGIDVLLEGYPPPPGANVLRFSVTPDPGVLEVNLPPSDGVRAYASLLETVFDASLHSGLHCEKYLVDGRMAGSGGGHHLTFGGPTPLSSPFLRRPDLLASLLTFNQHHPSLSYMFAGLFVGPTSQAPRVDEARHENLYELEIALSRAFERRQNEPAWLSDLLFRHLLVDMTGNTHRAEVSIDKLFDPQTAHGRQGLIELRAFEMPPHFRMAVAQALLVRTLLASFAEEPYSGRLVRWGQALHDRFLLPYYLWRDFEDVLDHLKQRGLALPADAYRPFIELRCPVVGTLHAGDVVLEVRNAIEPWHVLGEELTTTGTSRYVDSSMERIEVRVQGLTPERHTVLVNGHVLPLRPTGTAGEHVGGVRFRAWAPPHSLHAHLGIHHPVHIDILDTWGKRSIGACAYHVWHPEGRAFDAAPLTRFEASARRAQRFTIEGPTPWPVTAKQAFAHGDAPCTLDLRRYAVDRPPPKPQKPEDEG, from the coding sequence GTGCGCCTGCTCATCCAGCACCGGACCCGTTACAACTATCCCCGCCCCGCCTCGCTCGGCCCGCAGCTCATCCGGCTGCGGCCCGCGACGCACGCGAAGGCGAAGATCGAGTCGTACAGCCTGAAGATCGACCCGCCGATCGCGGCGCGCTGGCAGCAGGACCCGTACGGCAACCACGTGGCGCGGGTGCTCTTGCCCGCGGGCGAGCGCGTCCCTCACCTCGACGTCCTGGTCGAGCTCGCGGTCAGCGTGCGCCCCGTGAACCCGTTCGACTTCTTCCTCGACGAGCGCGCGAAGGAGGTCCCGTTCTCGTACCCAGCCGAGCTCAAGCAGGACCTGGCCCCCTTCCTCGACAGCTCCGACCCGTCGTTCGCCCGCGGCCCGCTGCTCGATGAGTTCCTCGCCGGGCTGCCCTCGAAGGGCGACACCGTGTCGCTCCTCGTCGCGCTGAACACCGCCGTGAACCGGCGCATCAAGTACGTCATCCGCGAGGAGGCCGGCATCTGGACGCCGGAGGAGACGCTCGCGCAAGGCCGCGGCAGCTGCCGCGACTCGGCGGTGCTGCTCATCGCGGCGCTCCGGTCGCGCGGGCTCGCCGCGCGCTTCGTGAGCGGCTACCTCGTGCAGCTCACGGACGAGGGGATGATCCCCGACCAGCCGCGCGGCGTGAGCCGCGACGTCGTCGACCTGCACGCGTGGGCCGAGGTCTTCCTCCCCGGCGCAGGCTGGATCGGCCTCGACGCGACGAGCGGCCTGCTCTGCGGCGAAGGCCACATCCCGCTCGCCTGCACCGCCTCGCCCGCGCTCGCGGCGCCGGTCGAGGGCACGAGCGACACACGCGCCACCGACGTGACCTTCGAGATGAAGGTCGGGCGGCTCGGCCACGAGCCGCGCCCCACCACGCCCTACGAGGAGCCCGTGTGGCAGGAGCTCCTGTCGGTGGCCGATCGCGCGGACGAGCGGCTCGCCGCCGCGGGTCTCTCCCTGACCATGGGCGGCGAGCCGACGTTCAACTCGCGCGAGTACCCGGACGCGCCCGAGTGGTCCGAGGGCGCGCTCGGCCCGACGAAGTGGTCGCAAGGGCTCCGGCTCGCGCACGAGCTCCGGCGCCGGATCACGCCGGGCGGCGTCCTGCTGCTCCGCGCCGGCAAGCACTACCCCGGCGAGAGCCTGCCCCGCTGGGCGCTCGAGATCATCGGCCGGCGCGACGGCGTCCCGATCTGGACCGAGATGTCCCAGGCGCGCCACGCCGATCCGGCGACCAGCGCGTCGCGCGGGCGCGGCGTCGAGCTCTCGCGGAGGTTCGCCGACGCGCTCGCGGCGCGGCTCGGGCTGGTCGACTTCCTGATGCCGGCCCTCGAGGACCCCTGGCGCCACCTCCAGGACGAGGCGAGCCTGCCCACCGACGTCGACCCGCTCAAGGCGAACCTCGACGACCCGGAGGAGCGGCGGCGCCTCGCGCGGGTCCTCGATCGCGGGCTCGGGCGCGAGGCCGGCTTCGTCCTGCCCCTCGCGCGCCAGTGGGGGTCGTGGATCAGCGAGCGCTGGGGCTTCCGGCGCGGGCACCTCTTCCTGCTCCCGGGCGACAGCTCCATCGGCCTGCGCCTCCCGCTCCGCTCGCTCGTCGCGGTGGCCCCGCCGCCGCCGATCGAGGAGCTCGTGTCGCCGCAGGACCCGCGGCGCGGCGAGCCCGAGGCCGACGAGGAGGAAGAGCGGCAGCGCCGCGTCGAGCTGCTGGAGGGCGACGGCGACCCGGAGCACGCCGAGACGGCGCGCGCGCGCGCGGCCCAGCGGCACGCCCACGACGGCGAGCGCGCCGCGCATCACGCCCAGCGCGCCGCCCCCGCCGCGGGGCGATCGGGCTACGGCGTGCGCACCGCGCTCTGCGTGGAGACGCGCGACGGCCTCGTCCACGTCTTCCTTCCGCCGCTCCTCTCGCCGGGCGACTTCTTCGACCTCATCGCCGCGATCGACGCGACCCGGCAGGAGACGGGCATCGACGTGCTGCTCGAGGGGTACCCGCCGCCTCCCGGCGCGAACGTGCTCCGCTTCTCGGTGACGCCGGACCCGGGCGTGCTCGAGGTGAACCTGCCGCCCTCCGACGGGGTGCGCGCGTACGCGTCGCTCCTCGAAACGGTGTTCGACGCGTCGCTCCACAGCGGCCTGCACTGCGAGAAATACCTGGTCGACGGGCGCATGGCGGGGAGCGGGGGCGGCCATCACCTCACGTTCGGCGGCCCGACGCCGCTCTCGAGCCCCTTCCTGCGCCGGCCGGATCTGCTGGCCAGCCTGCTCACGTTCAACCAGCACCACCCGTCGCTCTCGTACATGTTCGCCGGCCTCTTCGTCGGCCCGACGTCGCAGGCGCCGCGCGTCGACGAGGCGCGCCACGAGAACCTCTACGAGCTGGAGATCGCGCTCTCGCGCGCGTTCGAGCGCCGGCAGAACGAGCCGGCGTGGCTCTCGGACCTCCTGTTCCGCCACCTGCTCGTGGACATGACGGGCAACACGCACCGCGCCGAGGTGAGCATCGACAAGCTGTTCGATCCGCAGACGGCGCACGGCCGGCAGGGGCTCATCGAGCTGCGCGCCTTCGAGATGCCGCCGCACTTTCGGATGGCGGTCGCCCAGGCGCTCCTCGTCCGCACGCTGCTCGCCTCGTTCGCCGAGGAGCCGTACTCGGGCCGGCTCGTGCGCTGGGGCCAGGCGCTGCACGACCGCTTCCTCTTGCCGTACTACCTGTGGCGCGACTTCGAGGACGTGCTGGATCACCTGAAGCAGCGCGGGCTCGCCCTGCCCGCGGACGCGTACCGGCCGTTCATCGAGCTGCGCTGCCCGGTGGTGGGGACGCTGCACGCCGGCGACGTGGTGCTGGAGGTGCGCAACGCGATCGAGCCGTGGCACGTGCTCGGCGAGGAGCTGACGACGACGGGCACGTCGCGCTACGTGGACTCGTCGATGGAGCGCATCGAGGTGCGCGTGCAGGGGCTCACGCCGGAGCGCCACACGGTGCTCGTGAACGGCCACGTGCTGCCGCTCCGGCCGACGGGGACGGCGGGCGAGCACGTGGGCGGCGTGCGTTTCCGCGCCTGGGCGCCGCCGCACAGCCTGCACGCGCACCTCGGCATCCACCACCCGGTTCACATCGACATCCTGGACACGTGGGGCAAGCGCTCGATCGGCGCGTGCGCCTACCACGTGTGGCACCCCGAGGGCCGCGCCTTCGACGCCGCGCCGCTCACGCGGTTCGAGGCGTCGGCGCGGCGCGCGCAGCGGTTCACGATCGAGGGGCCGACGCCCTGGCCGGTGACCGCGAAGCAGGCGTTCGCCCACGGCGACGCGCCCTGCACGCTGGATCTGCGGCGCTACGCCGTGGACCGGCCGCCGCCCAAGCCGCAGAAGCCCGAAGACGAGGGGTGA
- a CDS encoding SDR family oxidoreductase, which translates to MQNTGPTADPRGAGPKPPFEGKTQERPGIEGRMDPRPDYGESSYKGLGRLKDRIALITGGDSGIGRAVALAFAREGAHVAISYLSEHEDAKETARVVKEAGREALTIPGDLADEGHCRKVVEEAARKFGRIDILVNNAAEQGKAVERFEDIDAARVERTFRVNILAMFHMVRYALPHMKEGGSIINVASIQAYQPSSNILDYASTKGAIVTFSKGLAQDLIERGIRVNAVAPGPVWTPLIQQSFDKEKVATFGKNHPMERPAQPVELAPAFVFLASNEASYVNGEVLGVTGGKPLS; encoded by the coding sequence ATGCAGAACACTGGACCGACAGCGGATCCGAGAGGCGCAGGCCCGAAGCCGCCTTTCGAGGGCAAGACACAGGAGCGTCCCGGAATCGAAGGCAGGATGGATCCGAGGCCCGATTACGGCGAATCGTCGTACAAGGGGCTCGGCCGCCTGAAGGACCGCATCGCGCTGATCACGGGAGGGGACAGCGGGATCGGCCGCGCCGTCGCGCTCGCGTTCGCCCGCGAGGGGGCCCACGTGGCGATCTCGTACCTGAGCGAGCACGAGGACGCGAAGGAGACCGCGCGCGTCGTGAAGGAGGCGGGGCGCGAGGCGCTCACGATACCCGGCGACCTGGCCGACGAGGGCCATTGCAGGAAGGTCGTCGAGGAGGCGGCGCGCAAGTTCGGGCGCATCGATATCCTGGTGAACAACGCCGCGGAGCAGGGCAAGGCCGTCGAGCGGTTCGAGGACATCGACGCTGCGCGCGTCGAGCGCACCTTCCGCGTCAACATCCTGGCCATGTTTCACATGGTCCGGTACGCGCTGCCGCACATGAAGGAAGGCGGCTCGATCATCAACGTCGCCTCGATCCAGGCGTACCAGCCGAGCTCGAATATCCTCGATTACGCGTCTACCAAGGGCGCGATCGTCACCTTCAGCAAGGGGCTGGCGCAGGACCTCATCGAGCGTGGCATCCGCGTCAACGCCGTGGCGCCCGGGCCCGTGTGGACGCCGCTCATCCAGCAGTCCTTCGACAAGGAGAAGGTGGCCACCTTCGGCAAGAATCATCCAATGGAGCGCCCGGCACAGCCGGTCGAGCTCGCCCCGGCGTTCGTGTTCCTGGCCTCGAACGAGGCGAGCTACGTCAACGGCGAGGTCCTAGGCGTAACCGGCGGCAAACCCCTTTCCTAG
- a CDS encoding protoglobin family protein — protein MKHIDESRLESDLEYRFGYLIEFVGFGEADIAAIHGAAPHLAPRVEALVDAVYEKLFLYDATKRHFVPKQHGYEGAPPADLASLTLGHEQIKFRKQHLSAYLVRLVTHPYDPKMVAYLDMVGKIHTTKAGNPEVVVPLVQMNALMGFVSDALLQTILSLGLDREAEVRTLRAFNKLLWLQNDLIARHYLSAA, from the coding sequence ATGAAACACATCGACGAGAGCCGTCTGGAGTCAGATCTCGAGTATCGGTTCGGATACCTCATCGAGTTTGTCGGCTTCGGCGAGGCGGACATCGCGGCGATCCACGGCGCCGCGCCGCACCTCGCCCCGCGGGTCGAGGCGCTCGTCGACGCGGTGTACGAGAAGCTGTTCCTCTACGACGCCACGAAGCGCCATTTCGTGCCGAAGCAGCACGGCTACGAGGGGGCGCCCCCGGCCGACCTGGCGTCGCTGACGCTGGGCCACGAGCAGATCAAGTTCCGCAAGCAGCACCTCTCGGCCTACCTCGTCCGGCTCGTGACCCACCCGTATGATCCGAAGATGGTCGCCTACCTCGACATGGTGGGGAAAATCCACACCACGAAGGCCGGCAATCCCGAGGTCGTCGTCCCGCTCGTGCAGATGAACGCGCTCATGGGCTTCGTGTCGGACGCCCTGCTCCAGACCATCCTGTCGCTGGGCCTCGACCGGGAAGCCGAGGTGCGCACCCTCCGCGCGTTCAACAAGCTGCTCTGGCTCCAGAACGACCTCATCGCGCGCCATTACCTCTCGGCGGCTTGA
- a CDS encoding type III pantothenate kinase: MLLAIDVGNTNISFGVLEGEVLQHHLRCESARSRTADEYAVLVRQMLDLRRVDLARIDSAIVASVVPTLTDTMVGLVERAFGIEPLVVGPGIKTGMAILYENPREVGADRIVNAVAAHEWVRRQPEPAPRAAPARAHAAEPDRGDHPAGAIVVDFGTATTFDCVTPKGEYLGGVIAPGIQISAEALFSRAARLSRVEIALPPRVVGRNPVHSMQSGIVYGYAGLVDGLVGRLRRELGYPCRVIATGGLARLIAPQTETIEAVDDDLTLSGLRLIYERNAERNSGPATLPPAARGGGQD, from the coding sequence ATGCTGCTCGCCATCGACGTCGGGAACACCAACATCAGCTTCGGGGTGCTGGAGGGCGAGGTGCTCCAGCACCACCTGCGCTGCGAGAGCGCGCGCTCCCGCACCGCGGACGAGTACGCCGTGCTCGTCCGGCAGATGCTCGATCTCCGCCGCGTCGACCTCGCCCGCATCGACAGCGCGATCGTCGCGAGCGTCGTGCCGACGCTGACCGACACGATGGTGGGCCTCGTCGAGCGGGCGTTCGGGATCGAGCCGCTCGTCGTGGGGCCTGGCATCAAGACCGGGATGGCCATCCTCTACGAGAACCCGCGCGAGGTCGGCGCCGATCGGATCGTCAACGCGGTCGCGGCGCACGAGTGGGTGCGGCGGCAACCCGAGCCCGCGCCCCGCGCCGCGCCGGCGCGAGCGCACGCGGCCGAGCCCGACCGGGGTGATCACCCCGCCGGCGCCATCGTCGTCGACTTCGGCACGGCGACGACGTTCGACTGCGTGACCCCGAAGGGCGAGTACCTGGGCGGCGTCATCGCGCCGGGCATCCAGATCAGCGCCGAGGCGCTCTTCTCCCGCGCCGCGCGGCTGTCCCGCGTCGAGATCGCGCTCCCGCCCCGGGTCGTCGGCCGCAACCCCGTCCACTCGATGCAGTCGGGCATCGTGTACGGCTACGCGGGGCTCGTCGACGGGCTCGTGGGCCGCCTCCGGCGGGAGCTCGGCTACCCGTGCCGCGTCATCGCCACCGGCGGCCTGGCGCGGCTCATCGCGCCGCAGACCGAGACCATCGAGGCGGTCGACGACGACCTGACGCTCAGCGGGCTGCGCCTCATCTACGAGCGGAACGCCGAGCGCAACAGCGGGCCCGCCACCCTGCCGCCCGCGGCGCGCGGAGGCGGCCAGGATTGA
- a CDS encoding O-methyltransferase, giving the protein MIAIVNPELDRYVHDHSEPPPALLDELREFTLAHEPRAVMQVGRVEGALLRMLVALIQARRVLEIGTFTGYSALSMAEALPPDGELITCDRDPEVARIARSFFDRSEHGGKIRIALGDALATLRAMPASPAFDLVFIDADKERYPAYYEEALPRLRRGGLIVADNTLWSGEVLAPESADGRAIAAFNDLVFRDPRVEKVMLTVRDGVTLARKR; this is encoded by the coding sequence ATGATCGCCATCGTCAATCCAGAGCTGGATCGCTACGTTCACGACCACTCCGAGCCGCCTCCCGCGCTCCTCGACGAGCTGCGCGAGTTCACCCTCGCCCATGAGCCGAGGGCGGTCATGCAGGTCGGGCGGGTCGAAGGCGCCCTGCTCAGGATGCTGGTCGCGCTCATTCAGGCGCGCCGGGTGCTCGAGATCGGCACGTTCACCGGTTACTCGGCGCTCAGCATGGCCGAGGCGCTCCCGCCGGACGGCGAGCTCATCACGTGCGATCGCGACCCCGAAGTGGCCCGCATCGCCCGATCGTTCTTCGACCGCAGCGAGCACGGCGGGAAGATCCGGATCGCGCTCGGCGACGCGCTCGCCACCCTCCGCGCCATGCCGGCGAGCCCGGCCTTCGATCTCGTGTTCATCGACGCCGACAAGGAGCGGTATCCGGCCTACTACGAGGAGGCCCTCCCGCGCCTCCGCCGCGGCGGGCTGATCGTCGCCGACAACACCCTCTGGAGCGGCGAGGTCCTCGCCCCCGAGAGCGCCGACGGCCGCGCCATCGCCGCCTTCAACGATCTCGTCTTCCGCGATCCCCGGGTCGAGAAGGTCATGCTCACCGTGCGCGACGGGGTGACGCTCGCGCGCAAGCGCTGA
- a CDS encoding (deoxy)nucleoside triphosphate pyrophosphohydrolase, with translation MEMVRTIRVVAAVIEQDGRYLITQRRPTAVLPMLWEFPGGRVEETETDAAALKREVRHRLGVEIEVGQLISFVSHPYERYVVDLYLYECHIKSGELASLAVNAFRWVTSAEFDRYPFTPADEASMNKLLGMT, from the coding sequence ATGGAAATGGTCCGCACCATCCGCGTGGTCGCCGCCGTGATTGAACAGGACGGCCGGTACCTCATCACCCAGCGCCGCCCGACCGCCGTGCTCCCGATGCTCTGGGAGTTCCCCGGGGGGCGCGTGGAGGAGACCGAGACGGACGCGGCGGCGCTGAAGCGCGAGGTCCGCCACCGGCTCGGCGTCGAGATCGAGGTGGGCCAGCTGATCTCGTTCGTGAGCCACCCCTACGAGCGCTACGTCGTCGACCTGTACCTCTACGAGTGCCACATCAAGAGCGGCGAGCTCGCCTCGCTGGCCGTGAACGCGTTCCGGTGGGTCACGAGCGCCGAGTTCGATCGCTACCCGTTCACGCCGGCGGACGAGGCCAGCATGAACAAGCTCCTCGGCATGACCTGA
- a CDS encoding FecCD family ABC transporter permease — translation MTSPVSGRAPRRASAPSFPAPPAPGRGLRRALVLAAAPAALVLSLLLAVILGAEPVSIARAVAEPGLDRTLLIDVRLPRVLLAAVSGAGLAAVGAAFQALLRNPLAEPYVLGVSGGSALGAAVAIALGIGATTVLGATLLPAAALAGGLVATLLVYAIARGAAEGTSGASMLLAGVIVNSIAAGLISFLKTLVSPSRAQQLLRWLIGFVELPTTSALLGVAAYVAAGCAVLLADAARLNLLSLGDESAGTLGVDVRAVERRVFLASSCVVGAIVSRTGLIGFVGLIVPHAIRRLCGADHRRLLPLSLVAGAVLLTTCDLVARLLFRWLGTEPPVGAVTAVLGGPMFLVLLRRSPRL, via the coding sequence TTGACGTCGCCCGTGTCCGGCCGCGCCCCGCGCCGAGCGAGCGCGCCCTCCTTCCCGGCGCCGCCCGCGCCCGGCCGGGGCCTCCGCCGCGCGCTCGTCCTCGCCGCGGCGCCCGCGGCGCTCGTGCTCTCGCTCCTCCTCGCCGTGATCCTCGGCGCCGAGCCCGTCTCGATCGCGCGCGCCGTCGCCGAGCCCGGCCTCGACCGGACCCTGCTCATCGACGTGCGCCTGCCGCGCGTGCTCCTCGCGGCCGTCTCCGGCGCGGGCCTCGCGGCGGTGGGCGCCGCGTTCCAGGCGCTGCTCAGGAACCCGCTGGCCGAGCCGTACGTGCTGGGCGTCTCCGGCGGCTCCGCGCTCGGCGCCGCGGTCGCGATCGCGCTCGGCATCGGCGCGACGACCGTCCTCGGCGCGACGCTCCTGCCCGCGGCGGCGCTCGCCGGCGGCCTCGTCGCGACGCTGCTCGTCTACGCCATCGCTCGCGGCGCGGCCGAGGGCACCTCCGGCGCCTCGATGCTCCTCGCCGGCGTCATCGTGAACTCCATCGCGGCGGGCCTCATCTCCTTCCTCAAGACGCTCGTCTCCCCCTCGCGCGCCCAGCAGCTGCTCCGGTGGCTCATCGGCTTCGTCGAGCTGCCCACGACCTCGGCCCTCCTCGGCGTCGCCGCGTACGTCGCCGCAGGCTGCGCCGTGCTCCTCGCCGACGCCGCGCGGCTGAACCTCCTCTCGCTCGGCGACGAGTCGGCAGGGACCCTGGGTGTCGACGTCCGCGCCGTCGAGCGCCGCGTCTTCCTCGCGTCCTCGTGCGTCGTCGGCGCGATCGTCAGCCGCACCGGCCTCATCGGCTTCGTCGGGCTCATCGTCCCGCACGCGATCCGCCGGCTCTGCGGCGCGGATCACCGGCGGCTCTTGCCGCTGTCGCTCGTGGCCGGCGCGGTCCTGCTCACCACGTGCGACCTCGTCGCGCGGCTCCTGTTCCGGTGGCTCGGCACGGAGCCGCCCGTGGGCGCGGTGACCGCGGTGCTCGGCGGGCCGATGTTCCTCGTGCTGCTGCGGCGCTCGCCGCGCCTGTGA
- the ruvA gene encoding Holliday junction branch migration protein RuvA, producing MIGRLSGHVVEEGDEGTVVLDVSGVGYEVTVPLGAVGRARGIAANAKAGSDAITLFVHTHVREDALLLYGFATREDRAAFRVLIGISSIGPKIAMAILSALGAGELAAVITRRETARLTAIPGVGKKTAERLVLELKDKLVHLPSAPLSAAAPPPAAADAKQDLLHSALTRMGYRPAEAERAVTALGARVDSAPLGDLVRDALALLSK from the coding sequence TTGATCGGCCGGCTCTCCGGCCACGTCGTTGAAGAAGGCGACGAGGGCACGGTCGTCCTCGACGTCAGCGGGGTCGGCTACGAGGTGACCGTCCCGCTCGGGGCCGTGGGGCGCGCGCGCGGCATCGCCGCGAACGCGAAGGCCGGCTCGGACGCGATCACCCTGTTCGTCCACACCCACGTGCGCGAGGACGCGCTCCTCCTGTACGGCTTCGCGACGCGCGAGGACCGGGCGGCCTTCCGCGTGCTCATCGGCATCTCCAGCATCGGCCCGAAGATCGCGATGGCCATCCTCAGCGCGCTCGGCGCGGGGGAGCTCGCCGCGGTGATCACCCGCCGGGAGACCGCGCGCCTCACCGCCATCCCCGGCGTCGGCAAGAAGACCGCCGAGCGCCTCGTCCTCGAGCTGAAGGACAAGCTCGTCCACCTCCCCTCGGCCCCGCTCTCCGCCGCGGCCCCTCCGCCCGCAGCCGCCGACGCCAAGCAGGACCTCCTCCACAGCGCGCTCACCCGCATGGGCTACCGCCCTGCCGAGGCGGAGCGCGCCGTCACAGCCCTCGGCGCGCGCGTCGACAGCGCCCCGCTCGGCGACCTCGTACGCGACGCGCTCGCGCTCCTGTCCAAGTGA